ttttttttttaattcaaacagATGAAAATATACAATCACCTTCAGGagaacattaacaatgtaaagaAGATAGaaataagaagaggagaaataaatacaataaggGGGTATGTTGCTTAGAataaggaaaaaatataaaaataaatgactacataataataataataataataataataataataataataatagtaaaaataataataatcagagttaacagaaataattttttcatatatttccaAAAACCTGACACATTTATTATTGCTAGTCAAACAAAAAGATGTGAGCAGTGAGTCAATCTCAATCAGAAAATGTGAAAGAGTGGGAATTGAGCCCATAAATTTTTGCTTATGTATGAAGAATTTGCcaaacaataatatattattaaataatatattcttTAGATTTGGTGGCAGAGTCAGAGTAATAAACCCCACCCTCTTCCCGCAATATCAACTGTGATATCTAAACGCCTACCGCAGACGAAATTTATTTCATGAGAAGCAAGTGGTTGATCTCCACCCTCATCCCTTCCTGGAAGTTAAACTGGCTTTTATATGCCTAAATCCAGCACTGAACACCGAGAACCCTTCTGAAAACACCTGAAGGTAAGGTTgcttaaaactttaattttcgCTTCTCTGAGTATAGCAGCTAGCATATGGTCCTCGCCATTTTAAAATCTACTTAGTTTAAGACTGAGGAAGTAGCGCATTACCGTTCCCTAAAGTCACGCCCTTCCTGTGAGCTGCGTAACTTACCACATTCTTTTAGCATAACGAGTAGAGTCATAAGAACATAAATTGCAGCTTGTTTGATTAACTAAACACAATTTATGCATtcagtgtgtgtatgttgttTAATAATGTGATATATTGTTAATTTAAGCCCCGTCTTGATTGTTATGCTAACGGGCTAGCTAACAGGCTAACTTAACAGGGTTAATCTTTCTTGTGTCTGCTTTGTTGTACTGAATGTGTTGacgtttaattatttaaaagtacGTATTTTAAAGGTGGATTTCCTTACGTTAAGatatctttatatttattagtCGCGAAAAAACAACATTGGCCTTGTTTGGAGCTGACATTCACCGACATAAACAAGATGGGATGTAAGGTGCTGTGTCCCAGTTTTGCTCTCCTTGCTTATCTTATGATCTGTGAACATGTCCGAGGTaagtatctgtctatctatatatctataatgaatctataataatttttatctTCGATTAAAAATTACACTTGACGTTTTGTGGCTTTTGGTCTATGTGCGTCATCTAAATGCTAGTGTAAAAACTTAACCAGATACGAAGCCATCTCATGGCTGAGATACCATCTCATCAGAtacgaagagttcagatgcaaaaccagctaaatccatctgatgtctttcttttaaaaaatgcctttttatcaggctcagatgtataggtttctatgtaagtattggtacttctgattgggctaaggctggtattttagcgagtttgaagaaatagtatttgatggacgtataatatgtgtcgagagcattcactcagtatcattatctcatttttgacagagatggcttttagctggttttgcatcctAACTCTTCATATACAGATTTAAGATGTACATTTACAGTCTCTTTGTCTTCTGGCAAtactgtacaaaaatattaatgacacacacacacgggttTGCCAGATCTCACTAGAAAAACAAACCTGTGTTAAGCCACTTAAGGTTTTTCCAGGACAGACACAGGCGTTTAGAGCATGCTCAATTTTTCCCCCTACACCCCATGACGCATTCAGTGAGTTATCCTGAtagataaaaatacagaatgacGGGAAACTTACAGGTCATTCAGTTAATCTGACCGATGAGGATTATTTGTAGCACAcccttttaaatataaaattgtgtATTTAGATCTATTTGAGTGACATTTGGCAAAACCATAAGTGCCACCCATATTTTCAAAGTTCCTTCAGACATATTTCCATTCTGAGAATTGTATAGtgctgtaataaaatattaggaAAGGGCACTTTGTGAGTTCATTCACTGAACAAACTGTACACAAGGTCATAGCCTAGTAGAGAAATGTTGATACTAGCAACTAATAATGCTTTGCAAACAGAAAAGTTTTAACTTAAAGCTTGATTATCTTAATCAGGGTCACAGCATGTACACAGAAATAACTGAAATCTTCACTGGTACACTCACATGACTTCCATTTGCTTTTGATCGTAAAAAAtgattctgtaatagttgcatatgagtctctcagttgtcttcagtgtgaaaagatggatctcaaagtcattgttggaaagggttcaaatacacaaaaatgctgaaaaaccaaagagtttgtgggacctgaaagatttttttgaagaacagtgggaagtttaactgttcaggacaaataagggactcatgaacaactaaacaatcactaaacaaacaaaaaaagcacagctgtggatcaacacagtattaaaaatctagtgtatgtaaacttttgagcaggatcatttttatcagttcaactattattttctcttgtggactatatcaatatttttttttttaaatgtgaaatctcttcaggtcagtactaaaaaaataacatgcattttgtatgatcttttttattttggtaaattaattaacattttgcagattctgaaaggtgtatgtaaacttttgacttcagctgtacgAAGGCCTGCCACAATATCTTCAGGCTGTTGATTGTTGCCCTTGTAGTGCTTTCAGGAGAGATTTAATCATGACCTTAACCAGCAGATGTGTTTTTGTCCCcagtttctaaatatttatgtaaccttaatacattttgaaatggtAACAGAGATAAAACTGTATGAAAGCAACTTTAGCATATGATTTgctaatgttttgtgttttatttccaCAGCACAGTGTACACAGTCATCTTTTGGACCAAGAAATGTTATTGTAACAGCAGACCATCTCTCGACCCAAAGTTTCGCAGATGGAGTCACTGTAACAATTCAGTGTATGGTTGGATATAAGCCAGCTGGCTCAAAAGCGTCTAAATCGGTTACCTGTAAGGGAAACCAGTGGGTAAATCTGGATTTGAGTTGCACAAGTATGTACTGTAATATGCTAAGTACCctacatttgtaaattgtaagatgcatttaaacattgttttttatgaaatcctATTTTGTCAgcaccaatagccttgtgggcagtgcgccgAACATTGTTTCCCGGcttttcccgatcccacccccttctctctctcccactttgcttcctgtcagttaatgatctgtcctatcacaataaagacaaaaaggccaaaaaaaaaaaaaaagtctcatttAGATATGTGAAAAGATGTTGGGTGTACGTCAATAAGTTATTAAAGAGCTTAACAATCCTTAAAGTTCATAGTGATTTTGCGACTGACGACAGGaagctttacagtattacatATTTCCTCTTTAAATAAGCAACAATAAAgactttttcattatttttaacagcaTTTGAGGAGCACCAATTCtaaaaaagtcaatatttttttgtacattacAGAGAAATCGTGTGGCGCTCTTCCAGATATCATGCATGGGAGATATGAAATGAGTGGAAATTTATTTGGCGACACAGCTAAACCAGTTTGTGACACAGGGTAAGTGAAACGAGTTTCTGTACGCAGTTAAGTGTGTTAAACCACGTTGAATTTagattgttttgtatttgagtATTTGGTAAGAGGAGAATCATTGCTTTCAGATACGTGTTGGCGGGTCAGGAAATAACAAGGGTTTGCCGAGAACAGGGATGGGATGGCCGAGATGCTGTCTGTGAACGTATGTCAGTTCTTTCATTTGAATGAAATATAACATTGAAGAGCTCAAAACCATTGAAAGAATTTTTTGTGTTCTGGAAATAAATACCTATTCACCTGGATGTTTTTCTCTTCAGCTGTGAAATGTCCATCACCTCCATCCATTGAAAATGGGCAACTTGTAGATGTGCCTTTGGACTATTATGATTATTCACAAGCAGTCAGCTATAGATGTAATGGAGGATTTGATATTATAGGACATTCAACAATTCATTGTTCTGAAGATGGAACCTTTAAACCAGATCCGCCAACATGCTTTGGTAAGTTATGGTTAAATGCCAGTCAACTCACTTGTGAGTttctttttgttaataaataaaatatttcatgatCAGTACTGTTCTTTTAcataaacgtttttgttttctttttttcccagatGGGTGTCCAGCACCTATAGTTCCTAATGCAAAAAGAATCGGTGGAAGATCACCCCCATACAAAAGGAATCACTTTACTGAATACAAATGTGATGATGGCTATACAATGAAAGGAGAAGGTTATATTGTGTGTAAAGAAAATGGATGGAGCCCTGAACCACCACAATGCATTGGTAAGACTGAAATGATTTCTTTTATCAATGTGTGACTGTGTTCTTTTTGAAAGAATTGGCAACATTAAAGGAACGGTTCACCCACAGTTGTCATACATACTTGTGTTGTTTGTTGAGAAAGACTTTGAGCTATAGTGAGTCTAGCTGACCATCACATTCAAGAAGTACAGGATCATTTGCATCAGGTAACCGTAATGCATGTGCCTTGTGTTTATCTCTGCAGGGCCTTGTAATTCACCTGTGTTAAAAGAACATGTCACTTTGACACAGGAATTCCGCTCACAAAAAAGTTTCCCCCATGGATCCACAGTAACAGTTGAGTGTATTCATGGATATAAGtcaaatggcaaaaaaataaagcagaccaTGCTAGTTACAGTACAGAACGTACATGCGCTCAAGTCGGcctacactagcagtcaaaagtttttggaccgtaagatagatagatagatagatagatagatatatatataatttttttttttttttttttttttccccaagtcatttctgctcaccaagcctgcatttatttgatccaaagtacagcaaaaacagtacaatttgaaatatttttactatttaaaataactgttttctatatgaatatattttaaaatgtaatttatttatttctgtgatttcaaagctgactttttagcatcattactttagtcacatgatccttctgaaatcattctaatattctgatttgctgctcaaaacatgtattttattattataattataataattattatcattattattgtgaaAACAACTAAGATTCATACTAATTCAACTATTCAGCTTTAAATAGAAAtgtcagaagaacagcatctatctgaaatggaaatcttttggatctttctattcatcaaagatgttgatgatgataataataataataataataaatttttcttgaacagcaaatcagcatattagaataatttctgaaggatcatgcgacactgaagaatggagttatgatgttaaaaatttagctttgatcacagaaatgaattacattttaaaatattcaaatagaaagcagtcattttaaacagtaaaaatatttcacaatattactgcttttattgtatttttgatcaaataaatgcaggcttggtgaggagAACagacaacttttaaaaaaaaaataaataaataaatcttactgtccgtcggcgccaatagccttgtggttagcaCGTCGACATACAGTGCCATTGCGCTGCGGGCGGCCCAAGTTCGAATTctggctcgtggacctttcccgattcCACTCCCTTCTCtgtctcccacttcgcttcctatcaaactacactgtcctatctaaataaagcataaaaaaggcaaaaaaataaaaaaataccttgctgtccaaaaactgttgactggtagtgtatggtTATCGTGTTAATATTGTTTGACATGCTAATATTGAGGAAAAACAATAATATCTATATGCTCAGGTGAAAGTTGGTTCCTCAGTCTGAAAACAATAAGACTGTGCATCGACACGGATGTCTCAACAGTTTCTTAGAGCGCTTTGGTTTCTGTTCTTAAACTACTCTTTCTTTACAGTGAGGTCTGAATTCAAAAAgtaaccaaaaaacacattttatatatatattttatattatatatatatataatttttttttaaacaatattagaAAAGTCAACccaaaacactttacaataaacacagtcccaaaataaatgattgattgtttcttcagactgaagacaaaaagagcAATTTGGAGAAATACTGTTATTAAATTTAGCAAGTATTAAATTTACCGGGTAGCGATTATAGATAATTTTAATAGAGACTTCAACAactttattagaaaataatttgtCAAAGAAGCCAAAACTCCCATTCCCATTCTATATCACTAAATATGTAATTCAAAAAACGCACACAAGCAGGTAAATAAATCTGCAATCTGTTAATAATTGAACAAATGTCTTTGTTTGACATGGTATTGAGAAGACTTTGGTCAGCAAATAAGTTAGTGTTGTCAAAAATTGGGGAGATCATTTCAAAGTAATTCCAAACTTCTCTTCTGTGATCAAATACAATCAACTTAACGTGCTCCACAGCTCCACCCAGTGCATTTAGATATAACTGCCTTTTAGTTTGCATGTTTAGGATTTGTCATGTATTCCCTGCATTTACGGCCAGCAAATTAACCTATAGTAAAATTCAAagcgtttttattttttaaataataattgcagATCAAATGTTAGACTATTTGTGCATACCCCTTGATGTACTATAATTGAAAATTAAGAAATACATATGCAAGTACAATAAAGAATGTATTATTACCCATTCTCCatctcttaaaaaaatatactggaTTAGGGTTGGTaagtaataatgcatttattgacAAGTTTCTGATgccttttaactttttataaaactgtttaaatctCCATGAATTTTCATGCATCTCTGAAAAACCTTTAGAAAGTTTcttatctctctctcttcaaTCATTTATGAGTGTGGTTGTCTGTCTGGGGTTATCTGTTGTATTTCTGGGGATCTCCTACTCACATTTCTAGTTCCCTAACCTAGTCTGTATGTTGACTCTCAGCCCTACCTACAACTACGACTGCCACAACTCTTGCAACTTCCACAACTTCCACAAGTCGCGCAACTTCCACAAGTCGCGCAACATCCAAGGCTGTACCTAAAAACAATGGTATTGTCTTATGAATCTATACTTTTATTATAAGAAATATTATATAcacgttaaaggagaagtccacttccagaacagcaattttcAGGTAATGTTTTCACCcctttttcatgtctttctttcttcagtcgtaaagaaatcgtatttttttttttgagggagaacatttcaggatttttctccatataatggaccgcTATGGTGTCCCAAATGTGAACTTCCTAGAATACACAGccagacaagacgagcatttgagattaaaggtatttaaattgtattttttttttttttatgaaaataactgatcgtttcgctagataagacccttcttcctcggctgggattgtttacaattgaaactgcattttggaagttcaaaatcagggcaccatatcagtccattatatggagaaaaatcctgaaatgttctccctcaaaaaaagcaatttgtttacgactgaagaaagacatgaacgtcttggatgacaagggggtgagtacattatctgtattgttgttctggaagtggacttctcctttaatgttctTCCAATGGCCCTGTTTAAAAAGTTAAGAACATCAAGATCCAGAAGGAGAGAGCTCAGAAACTTTCTGTAGTGATGTTCAGACATTATGAGAAAATAATGGCCTAAAATTTAGGGCTGGACATTTTTAGCCGCCACGCAAATAGATTACAAAAATCACAACACGTCCAAAAAAAATTCAGGTCATTTGGGAATTAAAGTTGCTATACGTATgctttaaattcataaatatgtCTCGTCTGATCTGCATGTAGAAATAAATCGGATAGCATATCCTAGTCTCGGAGATagtttgatttaattaatttcatttgtaTTACATGTTTCACAACACATTCACTAACCATCCATAGGTACAGATTTGAGCATGAAATCTGTGTTCAGATGTCATCTGAAACCATACACAAATCACATAATCTGGGTTGGGTTATAAACTTCAATTTTAAACATAATTCATATACagtaaaagagaaagaaaatgggGTAGTGTCTTATGTTTTCTGAGATTGACAAAAGACTGAGGAAGAGACCTTGGGAGGAAGCTAGATTTAGTAGGTGCACATTTATACAGCGTGCACACAAATTGTACTTTTAACAGATGTAATCCTACCACATAATGTTTGGCAATTTTAACATAGCAGAATTATAATGGTTTATATTTAagttttgcagattttttttttttggatcagtGAGTGaataattttatcattaaaacaaTGCCCCCACCCCTGCTAAAATTATGAATGAGCTGTTGTCAGCTGTCTCTGTGTCATTGGCATTAAAACATTAACTCTACATTAACTTCTGCTAACTCTAAGAATAAATAACACTATGTAGCatcaaagactatagaatacccaagacttgtcactcgtatagttttgaatggggaaagatgcaacgTTCATTATGGCAGCAAAGCCCCGCCGCCTTAATAAAAAAGAGCCAATCATTGATAAGTAAAGTCAGCacgtcactgcagctgccgttaGAAGTTCCGGTTGGTATAGAAACAGTCAGCGTTCTGCAGCGTTCTGCATACGCACCGGCTGATCtactctgaaaaaaaatgagctttttttaacgctattggagcataaggaacaatATTTATGGGGCAGTTCTTGTcggatttcattggtgatttcaaatatgaagtTTAATCGTAAACTTGGTGAAGAGTTTGatgttttggagaatttgatgtttccccattcaaagaaaTAGGAGCTGCACTTGGCTGCCCGAGAGGCATTTCAAAGATGGCtgccgagtgaaatgacttgccttaaagggactttggtaACATGCTATGATATTGGAGCTTGTACTGACAACTTCATGCGTTTTgggcttttttaaatatattggcCATTATTTTATCAGTTTGCATAATTAAATGTCAGTTCTGCTGCAGAAAAGTTCTTTGTTTTCACTTCACTAACCTATCTTAATGTTATAATCTTCATAATGGGTCTTTTAGGAGAACATTCCTTTCTTAGCATGAGAGAGTAAATACCTCTGTTATAACTGTTTAAACTCTGTCCACTGTTTTTCactctctttgttttttttgtttttttttttttttttttctttttaataatctaTTCCATCTAGGTTATCCATCTCTTTGTATTTAAATCTTTATCCTCTTTTACGGTTTCCTAACTGtattctttttcttccacaggAGACACAGCGGGTGAAAGACCGGGTATGcataagtcttttttttaatttgtttttttatttttttattttattattatttttttttaataaaaaccttttttactATGCTATTCAATAACAAGGTGATTCCTCTTGTTAGTAACAGTCACCCCTGGCTACTTGTTCTTTTTGGTCTGAAATGTATGAAACTGGTGGATTATGATATTGGATAATTGTAGTATTCCTGTAAAACTTTCTGTAGTGATGTTCAGACATTATGAGAAAATAATGGCCTAAAATTTAGGGCTGGACATTTTTAGCCGCCACGCAAATAGATTACAAAAATCACAACAcgtccaaaaaaaaattcaaatcattTGGGAATTAAAGTTGCTGTATGTATGCTCTAAATTCATAAATATGTCTCGTCTGATCTGCATGTAGAAATAAATCTGATAGCATATCCTAGTCTCGGAGATAGTTtgaataattaatttcatttgtaTTACATGTTTCACAACACATTCACTAACCATCCATAGGTACAGATTTGTGCATGAGATCtgtgttcaaatgttttcaccaaAAATGTAGGAACATCTGAAACCACACACTAATCACATAATCTGGGTTGGGCtataaacttccattttaaacaTAATTCGTATACAGTAAAAGAGTAAGAAAATGGGATATAGTGTCTTACGTTTTCTGAGGAAGCTAGATTT
Above is a window of Labeo rohita strain BAU-BD-2019 chromosome 23, IGBB_LRoh.1.0, whole genome shotgun sequence DNA encoding:
- the rca2.1 gene encoding regulator of complement activation group 2 gene 1 isoform X7, which gives rise to MGCKVLCPSFALLAYLMICEHVRAQCTQSSFGPRNVIVTADHLSTQSFADGVTVTIQCMVGYKPAGSKASKSVTCKGNQWVNLDLSCTKKSCGALPDIMHGRYEMSGNLFGDTAKPVCDTGYVLAGQEITRVCREQGWDGRDAVCEPVKCPSPPSIENGQLVDVPLDYYDYSQAVSYRCNGGFDIIGHSTIHCSEDGTFKPDPPTCFDGCPAPIVPNAKRIGGRSPPYKRNHFTEYKCDDGYTMKGEGYIVCKENGWSPEPPQCIALPTTTTATTLATSTTSTSRATSTSRATSKAVPKNNGDTAGERPGDTEEERQGMSPWLISFIVVAVGVATGGLFYGGYRYTQKRGKGRIRGLL
- the rca2.1 gene encoding regulator of complement activation group 2 gene 1 isoform X9, whose product is MGCKVLCPSFALLAYLMICEHVRAQCTQSSFGPRNVIVTADHLSTQSFADGVTVTIQCMVGYKPAGSKASKSVTCKGNQWVNLDLSCTKKSCGALPDIMHGRYEMSGNLFGDTAKPVCDTGYVLAGQEITRVCREQGWDGRDAVCEPVKCPSPPSIENGQLVDVPLDYYDYSQAVSYRCNGGFDIIGHSTIHCSEDGTFKPDPPTCFDGCPAPIVPNAKRIGGRSPPYKRNHFTEYKCDDGYTMKGEGYIVCKENGWSPEPPQCIALPTTTTATTLATSTTSTSRATSTSRATSKAVPKNNGDTEEERQGMSPWLISFIVVAVGVATGGLFYGGYRYTQKRGKGRIRGLL
- the rca2.1 gene encoding regulator of complement activation group 2 gene 1 isoform X11, which produces MGCKVLCPSFALLAYLMICEHVRAQCTQSSFGPRNVIVTADHLSTQSFADGVTVTIQCMVGYKPAGSKASKSVTCKGNQWVNLDLSCTKKSCGALPDIMHGRYEMSGNLFGDTAKPVCDTGYVLAGQEITRVCREQGWDGRDAVCEPVKCPSPPSIENGQLVDVPLDYYDYSQAVSYRCNGGFDIIGHSTIHCSEDGTFKPDPPTCFDGCPAPIVPNAKRIGGRSPPYKRNHFTEYKCDDGYTMKGEGYIVCKENGWSPEPPQCIALPTTTTATTLATSTTSTSRATSTSRATSKAVPKNNGDTEEERQGMSPWLISFIVVAVGVATGGLFYGGYRYTQKR
- the rca2.1 gene encoding regulator of complement activation group 2 gene 1 isoform X13; its protein translation is MGCKVLCPSFALLAYLMICEHVRAQCTQSSFGPRNVIVTADHLSTQSFADGVTVTIQCMVGYKPAGSKASKSVTCKGNQWVNLDLSCTKKSCGALPDIMHGRYEMSGNLFGDTAKPVCDTGYVLAGQEITRVCREQGWDGRDAVCEPVKCPSPPSIENGQLVDVPLDYYDYSQAVSYRCNGGFDIIGHSTIHCSEDGTFKPDPPTCFDGCPAPIVPNAKRIGGRSPPYKRNHFTEYKCDDGYTMKGEGYIVCKENGWSPEPPQCIGDTAGERPGDTAGERPGDTEEERQGMSPWLISFIVVAVGVATGGLFYGGYRYTQKRSKHQYSGKVESNNLDVL
- the rca2.1 gene encoding regulator of complement activation group 2 gene 1 isoform X3 translates to MGCKVLCPSFALLAYLMICEHVRAQCTQSSFGPRNVIVTADHLSTQSFADGVTVTIQCMVGYKPAGSKASKSVTCKGNQWVNLDLSCTKKSCGALPDIMHGRYEMSGNLFGDTAKPVCDTGYVLAGQEITRVCREQGWDGRDAVCEPVKCPSPPSIENGQLVDVPLDYYDYSQAVSYRCNGGFDIIGHSTIHCSEDGTFKPDPPTCFDGCPAPIVPNAKRIGGRSPPYKRNHFTEYKCDDGYTMKGEGYIVCKENGWSPEPPQCIALPTTTTATTLATSTTSTSRATSTSRATSKAVPKNNGDTAGERPGDTEEERQGMSPWLISFIVVAVGVATGGLFYGGYRYTQKRSKHQYSGKVESNNLDVL
- the rca2.1 gene encoding regulator of complement activation group 2 gene 1 isoform X15, with the protein product MGCKVLCPSFALLAYLMICEHVRAQCTQSSFGPRNVIVTADHLSTQSFADGVTVTIQCMVGYKPAGSKASKSVTCKGNQWVNLDLSCTKKSCGALPDIMHGRYEMSGNLFGDTAKPVCDTGYVLAGQEITRVCREQGWDGRDAVCEPVKCPSPPSIENGQLVDVPLDYYDYSQAVSYRCNGGFDIIGHSTIHCSEDGTFKPDPPTCFDGCPAPIVPNAKRIGGRSPPYKRNHFTEYKCDDGYTMKGEGYIVCKENGWSPEPPQCIGDTAGERPGDTEEERQGMSPWLISFIVVAVGVATGGLFYGGYRYTQKRSKHQYSGKVESNNLDVL
- the rca2.1 gene encoding regulator of complement activation group 2 gene 1 isoform X5 — encoded protein: MGCKVLCPSFALLAYLMICEHVRAQCTQSSFGPRNVIVTADHLSTQSFADGVTVTIQCMVGYKPAGSKASKSVTCKGNQWVNLDLSCTKKSCGALPDIMHGRYEMSGNLFGDTAKPVCDTGYVLAGQEITRVCREQGWDGRDAVCEPVKCPSPPSIENGQLVDVPLDYYDYSQAVSYRCNGGFDIIGHSTIHCSEDGTFKPDPPTCFDGCPAPIVPNAKRIGGRSPPYKRNHFTEYKCDDGYTMKGEGYIVCKENGWSPEPPQCIALPTTTTATTLATSTTSTSRATSTSRATSKAVPKNNGDTAGERPGDTAGERPGDTEEERQGMSPWLISFIVVAVGVATGGLFYGGYRYTQKRGKGRIRGLL
- the rca2.1 gene encoding regulator of complement activation group 2 gene 1 isoform X12; translated protein: MGCKVLCPSFALLAYLMICEHVRAQCTQSSFGPRNVIVTADHLSTQSFADGVTVTIQCMVGYKPAGSKASKSVTCKGNQWVNLDLSCTKKSCGALPDIMHGRYEMSGNLFGDTAKPVCDTGYVLAGQEITRVCREQGWDGRDAVCEPVKCPSPPSIENGQLVDVPLDYYDYSQAVSYRCNGGFDIIGHSTIHCSEDGTFKPDPPTCFDGCPAPIVPNAKRIGGRSPPYKRNHFTEYKCDDGYTMKGEGYIVCKENGWSPEPPQCIGPCNSPVLKEHVTLTQEFRSQKSFPHGSTVTVECIHGYKSNGKKIKQTMLVTVQNVHALKSAYTSSQKFLDRKIDR
- the rca2.1 gene encoding regulator of complement activation group 2 gene 1 isoform X14; protein product: MGCKVLCPSFALLAYLMICEHVRAQCTQSSFGPRNVIVTADHLSTQSFADGVTVTIQCMVGYKPAGSKASKSVTCKGNQWVNLDLSCTKKSCGALPDIMHGRYEMSGNLFGDTAKPVCDTGYVLAGQEITRVCREQGWDGRDAVCEPVKCPSPPSIENGQLVDVPLDYYDYSQAVSYRCNGGFDIIGHSTIHCSEDGTFKPDPPTCFDGCPAPIVPNAKRIGGRSPPYKRNHFTEYKCDDGYTMKGEGYIVCKENGWSPEPPQCIGDTAGERPGDTEEERQGMSPWLISFIVVAVGVATGGLFYGGYRYTQKRSKHQYSGKVESNNLDVL
- the rca2.1 gene encoding regulator of complement activation group 2 gene 1 isoform X6; this translates as MGCKVLCPSFALLAYLMICEHVRAQCTQSSFGPRNVIVTADHLSTQSFADGVTVTIQCMVGYKPAGSKASKSVTCKGNQWVNLDLSCTKKSCGALPDIMHGRYEMSGNLFGDTAKPVCDTGYVLAGQEITRVCREQGWDGRDAVCEPVKCPSPPSIENGQLVDVPLDYYDYSQAVSYRCNGGFDIIGHSTIHCSEDGTFKPDPPTCFDGCPAPIVPNAKRIGGRSPPYKRNHFTEYKCDDGYTMKGEGYIVCKENGWSPEPPQCIALPTTTTATTLATSTTSTSRATSTSRATSKAVPKNNGDTEEERQGMSPWLISFIVVAVGVATGGLFYGGYRYTQKRSKHQYSGKVESNNLDVL
- the rca2.1 gene encoding regulator of complement activation group 2 gene 1 isoform X8; protein product: MGCKVLCPSFALLAYLMICEHVRAQCTQSSFGPRNVIVTADHLSTQSFADGVTVTIQCMVGYKPAGSKASKSVTCKGNQWVNLDLSCTKKSCGALPDIMHGRYEMSGNLFGDTAKPVCDTGYVLAGQEITRVCREQGWDGRDAVCEPVKCPSPPSIENGQLVDVPLDYYDYSQAVSYRCNGGFDIIGHSTIHCSEDGTFKPDPPTCFDGCPAPIVPNAKRIGGRSPPYKRNHFTEYKCDDGYTMKGEGYIVCKENGWSPEPPQCIALPTTTTATTLATSTTSTSRATSTSRATSKAVPKNNGDTAGERPGDTAGERPGDTEEERQGMSPWLISFIVVAVGVATGGLFYGGYRYTQKR
- the rca2.1 gene encoding regulator of complement activation group 2 gene 1 isoform X1, which translates into the protein MGCKVLCPSFALLAYLMICEHVRAQCTQSSFGPRNVIVTADHLSTQSFADGVTVTIQCMVGYKPAGSKASKSVTCKGNQWVNLDLSCTKKSCGALPDIMHGRYEMSGNLFGDTAKPVCDTGYVLAGQEITRVCREQGWDGRDAVCEPVKCPSPPSIENGQLVDVPLDYYDYSQAVSYRCNGGFDIIGHSTIHCSEDGTFKPDPPTCFDGCPAPIVPNAKRIGGRSPPYKRNHFTEYKCDDGYTMKGEGYIVCKENGWSPEPPQCIALPTTTTATTLATSTTSTSRATSTSRATSKAVPKNNGDTAGERPGDTAGERPGDTEEERQGMSPWLISFIVVAVGVATGGLFYGGYRYTQKRSKHQYSGKVESNNLDVL